A genomic window from Vigna radiata var. radiata cultivar VC1973A chromosome 2, Vradiata_ver6, whole genome shotgun sequence includes:
- the LOC106755771 gene encoding MADS-box transcription factor 1-like yields MELKRIENKINRCRACSHHLLHYRKVVQVLQHFKELSSQQEYLKLKARYEALQRFQRNLMGEDLGPLSSNELESLERQLDSSLKQIRSTRTQFMLDQLSDSQRKEHLLGEANTALRQRWEEYQINQFQLNPSGEDIHYTAAES; encoded by the exons atggagttgaagagaATCGAGAACAAGATCAACAG ATGCCGAGCTTGCTCTCATCATCTTCTCCACTACAGGAAAGTTGTACAAGTTTTGCAGCACTTCAAG GAGTTAAGCAGTCAACAAGAATATTTGAAGCTGAAAGCACGGTATGAAGCTCTACAACGTTTTCAAAG GAACCTTATGGGAGAAGATCTTGGCCCTCTAAGCAGCAATGAGCTTGAATCACTTGAAAGGCAGCTAGATTCGTCTTTGAAGCAAATCAGATCAACAAGG ACCCAATTCATGCTGGATCAGCTTTCTGATAGTCAGCGCAAG GAACACTTGCTAGGTGAGGCAAACACAGCTCTCAGACAAAGG TGGGAAGAgtatcaaataaatcaatttcaactgAATCCCAGTGGTGAAGATATACACTACACTGCAGCTGAGagttag
- the LOC106756586 gene encoding probable serine/threonine-protein kinase abkC isoform X1 produces MSRFLACRNVRRFTRAIHKTTCFEVFHPMGSPYSKYNFFSHYRHVHSRQSVFVLFKSKVNFFMSSKARNYYTLPANNAKYHHCQVVWNRMCFHQGPALPPIGQIARAISLAMVKSNFVVHGVIAFIIGELAWTQGKWAEAEFFPPRDLFYVHAQDGRVYLTTALFAAIEVFILFLRAVYLVILFSPCIATAPFVDSFGTQFRKTWIHVVRVTLEKAGPAFIKWGQWAATRPDLFPKDLCDELAEFQTKAPSHKFSYSRKCIENAFGRKLYQIFEKFEEEPVASGSIAQVHRATLRYKFPGQQIKPVDVAVKVRHPGVSEAIRRDFVLINLVAKISSFVPNLKCLRLDESIQQFAVFMMSQVDLSREAVHLSRFIYNFRRWKDVSFPLPLYPLVHPSVLVETFEQGESVLNYVDRLEGHEHFKSALAHIGTHALLKMLLMDNFIHADMHPGNILVREGHSKLSPISLLKSRPHVIFLDVGMITELSKREREYLLEFFKAVALQDGRAAAECTLRLSKQQNCPDPKSFVEEVDRSFKLWRSPEGESIRTADRMEQLLEHVRRCKVNIDGNVCAVIVTTLVLEGWQRRLDPEYDVLNALQTLLFKADLAESLSNAIEGLVAP; encoded by the exons ATGTCAAG ATTTCTTGCTTGTCGAAATGTTAGACGGTTTACACGTGCTATTCACAAGACAACCTGCTTCGAAGTGTTTCATCCAATGGGGTCCCCTTACTcgaaatacaattttttctcgCACTATAGACATGTTCACTCAAGACAATCTGTTTTCGTGTTATTTAAATCGAAGGTTAACTTTTTTATGAGTAGCAAGGCAAGGAACTATTATACCCTCCCCGCAAATAATGCAAAATACCATCATTGTCAAGTTGTTTGGAACAGGATGTGTTTCCATCAAGGGCCAGCTCTGCCACCAATAGGTCAAATTGCCCGGGCGATAAGTTTGGCTATGgtcaaatcaaattttgttgttcatGGTGTGATTGCCTTCATAATAGGAGAGCTTGCTTGGACACAAGGAAAATGGGCAGAAGCAGAATTCTTTCCACCAAGAGATTTGTTTTATGTGCATGCGCAAGATGGACGTGTATATTTAACCACAGCTCTCTTTGCGGCCATTGAGGTTTTCATCTTGTTTCTCAGAGCTGTCTATTTGGTGATTTTGTTCTCACCTTGCATAGCTACGGCTCCTTTTGTTGACTCTTTTGGCACTCAGTTTAGAAAAACATGGATTCATGTTGTTCGTGTTACACTTGAAAAAGCTGGGCCCGCATTCATCAAGTGGGGTCAATGGGCTGCAACCAGACCTGACCTCTTTCCAAAGGATCTCTGTGATGAACTTGCAGAATTTCAAACGAAAGCACCGTCACATAAATTTAGCTATAGCAGAAAATGTATTGAAAATGCATTTGGCCgcaaattatatcaaatatttgaaaagtttgAGGAGGAACCAGTAGCTTCAGGTAGCATTGCTCAAGTTCATCGAGCTACACTAAGATACAAATTCCCTGGTCAGCAAATCAAGCCTGTTGATGTAGCAGTGAAGGTCCGACATCCAGGGGTTTCTGAAGCAATTAGGAGGGATTTTGTCCTTATTAATCTTGTTGCCAAAATTTCGTCTTTTGTACCAAATTTAAAGTGTCTGAGATTAGACGAAAGCATACAGCAATTTGCTGTCTTTATGATGTCTCAAGTTGATCTTTCAAGGGAAGCCGTTCATCTTAGTCGGTTTATCTATAATTTCCGGAGATGGAAAGATGTTTCATTCCCATTGCCTCTGTATCCCCTCGTACACCCTTCTGTTTTGGTTGAAACCTTTGAACAGGGTGAAAGTGTTTTGAACTACGTTGACCGTCTTGAAGGACACGAACATTTCAAAAGTGCCCTTGCTCATATTGGTACACATGCTCTTTTGAAGATGCTTTTG ATGGATAATTTTATCCATGCAGACATGCATCCTGGAAATATTCTTGTCCGAGAAGGACACAGTAAATTGTCACCTATATCACTCTTGAAGTCAAGACCTCATGTAATTTTCCTTGATGTGGGCATGATTACTGAACTTTCAAAGAGGGAAAGAGAATATTTACTGGAATTCTTTAAGGCTGTTGCACTCCAAGATGGACGTGCAGCTGCAGAGTGCACACTTAGATTATCCAAACAACAAAATTGCCCAGACCCAAAATCTTTTGTTGAG GAGGTGGATAGATCATTTAAACTTTGGAGGTCTCCGGAAGGTGAATCTATCCGCACAGCTGATCGCATGGAACAATTGCTTGAGCATGTTAGACGCTGTAAAGTTAATATAGATGGAAATGTTTGTGCTGTGATAGTGACCACATTGGTTCTGGAG GGTTGGCAGCGAAGACTTGATCCAGAATATGATGTGCTGAATGCTTTGCAAACACTCTTATTTAAAGCTGACTTGGCAGAGTCTCTATCCAATGCAATTGAGGGATTGGTGGCTCCGTGA
- the LOC106756586 gene encoding probable serine/threonine-protein kinase abkC isoform X2 has product MSRFLACRNVRRFTRAIHKTTCFEVFHPMGSPYSKYNFFSHYRHVHSRQSVFVLFKSKVNFFMSSKARNYYTLPANNAKYHHCQVVWNRMCFHQGPALPPIGQIARAISLAMVKSNFVVHGVIAFIIGELAWTQGKWAEAEFFPPRDLFYVHAQDGRVYLTTALFAAIEVFILFLRAVYLVILFSPCIATAPFVDSFGTQFRKTWIHVVRVTLEKAGPAFIKWGQWAATRPDLFPKDLCDELAEFQTKAPSHKFSYSRKCIENAFGRKLYQIFEKFEEEPVASGSIAQVHRATLRYKFPGQQIKPVDVAVKVRHPGVSEAIRRDFVLINLVAKISSFVPNLKCLRLDESIQQFAVFMMSQVDLSREAVHLSRFIYNFRRWKDVSFPLPLYPLVHPSVLVETFEQGESVLNYVDRLEGHEHFKSALAHIGTHALLKMLLMDNFIHADMHPGNILVREGHSKLSPISLLKSRPHVIFLDVGMITELSKREREYLLEFFKAVALQDGRAAAECTLRLSKQQNCPDPKSFVENLTGGG; this is encoded by the exons ATGTCAAG ATTTCTTGCTTGTCGAAATGTTAGACGGTTTACACGTGCTATTCACAAGACAACCTGCTTCGAAGTGTTTCATCCAATGGGGTCCCCTTACTcgaaatacaattttttctcgCACTATAGACATGTTCACTCAAGACAATCTGTTTTCGTGTTATTTAAATCGAAGGTTAACTTTTTTATGAGTAGCAAGGCAAGGAACTATTATACCCTCCCCGCAAATAATGCAAAATACCATCATTGTCAAGTTGTTTGGAACAGGATGTGTTTCCATCAAGGGCCAGCTCTGCCACCAATAGGTCAAATTGCCCGGGCGATAAGTTTGGCTATGgtcaaatcaaattttgttgttcatGGTGTGATTGCCTTCATAATAGGAGAGCTTGCTTGGACACAAGGAAAATGGGCAGAAGCAGAATTCTTTCCACCAAGAGATTTGTTTTATGTGCATGCGCAAGATGGACGTGTATATTTAACCACAGCTCTCTTTGCGGCCATTGAGGTTTTCATCTTGTTTCTCAGAGCTGTCTATTTGGTGATTTTGTTCTCACCTTGCATAGCTACGGCTCCTTTTGTTGACTCTTTTGGCACTCAGTTTAGAAAAACATGGATTCATGTTGTTCGTGTTACACTTGAAAAAGCTGGGCCCGCATTCATCAAGTGGGGTCAATGGGCTGCAACCAGACCTGACCTCTTTCCAAAGGATCTCTGTGATGAACTTGCAGAATTTCAAACGAAAGCACCGTCACATAAATTTAGCTATAGCAGAAAATGTATTGAAAATGCATTTGGCCgcaaattatatcaaatatttgaaaagtttgAGGAGGAACCAGTAGCTTCAGGTAGCATTGCTCAAGTTCATCGAGCTACACTAAGATACAAATTCCCTGGTCAGCAAATCAAGCCTGTTGATGTAGCAGTGAAGGTCCGACATCCAGGGGTTTCTGAAGCAATTAGGAGGGATTTTGTCCTTATTAATCTTGTTGCCAAAATTTCGTCTTTTGTACCAAATTTAAAGTGTCTGAGATTAGACGAAAGCATACAGCAATTTGCTGTCTTTATGATGTCTCAAGTTGATCTTTCAAGGGAAGCCGTTCATCTTAGTCGGTTTATCTATAATTTCCGGAGATGGAAAGATGTTTCATTCCCATTGCCTCTGTATCCCCTCGTACACCCTTCTGTTTTGGTTGAAACCTTTGAACAGGGTGAAAGTGTTTTGAACTACGTTGACCGTCTTGAAGGACACGAACATTTCAAAAGTGCCCTTGCTCATATTGGTACACATGCTCTTTTGAAGATGCTTTTG ATGGATAATTTTATCCATGCAGACATGCATCCTGGAAATATTCTTGTCCGAGAAGGACACAGTAAATTGTCACCTATATCACTCTTGAAGTCAAGACCTCATGTAATTTTCCTTGATGTGGGCATGATTACTGAACTTTCAAAGAGGGAAAGAGAATATTTACTGGAATTCTTTAAGGCTGTTGCACTCCAAGATGGACGTGCAGCTGCAGAGTGCACACTTAGATTATCCAAACAACAAAATTGCCCAGACCCAAAATCTTTTGTTGAG AATTTAACAGGAGGTGGATAG